A genomic window from Cutibacterium acnes includes:
- a CDS encoding HesA/MoeB/ThiF family protein, protein MDDAVSRATNGHDAVEDMGSTTSLINRDLIRYARHIVLPGFGQEAQRRLRDSRVLVVGAGGLGSPVLLYLSAAGVGYLTILDDDVVDESNLQRQVIHRQADVGRPKALSAKDAVQRLNPHLVAEAVVARLGTDNALDLVKDHDLILDCTDNFTTRYLASDAAEITGTPLVWGTILQYQGQLSVFWPDRGPMLRDLFPEVPAADSVPSAVVGGTFGPVVGQVGSMMATEAVKVLTGIGTPAVGKLVVVDALGVGARTLSFAADPDRASVTQLPEAE, encoded by the coding sequence ATGGACGACGCGGTATCTCGTGCTACCAACGGCCACGATGCCGTAGAAGACATGGGTTCCACGACGTCGCTAATCAACCGTGACCTGATCCGATACGCCCGCCACATCGTCTTGCCCGGATTCGGTCAGGAGGCTCAACGCCGACTACGAGATAGTCGGGTGCTTGTCGTCGGGGCTGGGGGCCTCGGCTCCCCGGTACTGCTATACCTGTCCGCCGCCGGGGTTGGCTACCTCACGATCCTTGATGACGACGTCGTTGACGAGTCCAACTTGCAGCGGCAAGTGATCCACCGTCAGGCCGACGTGGGACGGCCCAAGGCCCTCAGCGCCAAAGATGCGGTGCAGCGACTCAATCCGCATCTGGTGGCAGAGGCCGTCGTCGCCCGGCTGGGAACTGACAATGCGCTCGACCTAGTCAAGGATCATGACCTCATCCTCGACTGCACGGACAACTTCACCACCCGTTACTTAGCCTCCGACGCTGCCGAGATCACCGGAACCCCGCTGGTTTGGGGAACGATTCTGCAGTACCAAGGTCAGCTATCAGTTTTCTGGCCCGATCGCGGGCCCATGCTACGCGATCTGTTCCCCGAGGTTCCCGCCGCTGATTCAGTGCCGTCGGCCGTTGTTGGAGGCACATTCGGCCCGGTCGTCGGTCAGGTGGGATCGATGATGGCCACCGAAGCCGTGAAGGTGCTTACTGGGATCGGGACGCCGGCCGTGGGAAAACTTGTCGTCGTCGACGCTCTCGGCGTCGGTGCCCGCACCCTCAGCTTCGCCGCAGACCCGGACCGTGCTTCAGTGACGCAGCTGCCCGAAGCTGAGTGA
- a CDS encoding thiazole synthase → MMTEETDVANVKETIVSCDEKAATSSDEPLRIGGLRLTSRLIMGTGGSTSMDTLERALVASGTQLTTVAMRRFAAGPRQSVFEILQRHRITALPNTAGCYTARDAILTANLAREALDTNLVKLEVIADEDTLLPDPVELVNAAEQLVANDFVVLAYTNDDPAIAKRLEDLGCAAVMPAGAPIGTGLGILNPHNIELIVDRANVPVILDAGIGTASEATLAMELGCDAVLLASAVTRAHNPVGMAQAMKMAVVAGRMARTSGRIPRRRLARASSPFDGIITGRVRGPRENDSL, encoded by the coding sequence TGACGAAAAGGCGGCGACGTCTTCCGACGAACCGCTGCGCATAGGTGGTCTAAGGCTCACATCACGACTCATCATGGGCACCGGTGGTAGCACGAGCATGGACACCCTCGAGCGAGCACTGGTTGCCTCGGGGACTCAACTTACGACCGTGGCTATGCGTCGATTCGCCGCCGGGCCTCGTCAATCGGTGTTCGAGATCCTGCAACGGCACCGGATCACCGCCCTACCGAACACGGCCGGCTGCTACACGGCACGAGACGCTATTCTCACCGCGAATCTGGCCAGGGAAGCCCTGGATACCAACCTCGTCAAACTCGAGGTCATCGCTGATGAGGACACCCTGCTGCCCGACCCCGTTGAGCTCGTGAACGCCGCCGAACAACTCGTGGCCAATGATTTCGTCGTGTTGGCCTATACCAATGACGATCCAGCAATAGCTAAGCGTCTGGAAGATCTTGGTTGCGCTGCGGTGATGCCGGCCGGAGCCCCGATCGGTACCGGGCTAGGAATCCTTAACCCGCACAATATCGAGTTGATTGTCGACCGGGCGAACGTCCCCGTCATCCTGGACGCCGGGATCGGCACGGCCTCGGAGGCCACCTTGGCCATGGAACTGGGGTGCGACGCGGTACTCCTGGCGTCCGCCGTGACCCGCGCTCACAATCCGGTGGGCATGGCCCAGGCGATGAAGATGGCTGTGGTGGCTGGACGGATGGCTCGTACATCGGGACGCATCCCGCGTCGACGTCTGGCGCGAGCCAGCTCGCCGTTCGACGGGATCATCACTGGGCGAGTCCGTGGTCCGAGGGAGAACGACAGTCTGTGA